Proteins from a genomic interval of Acomys russatus chromosome 19, mAcoRus1.1, whole genome shotgun sequence:
- the LOC127202534 gene encoding zinc finger protein 39-like yields MSWKPEMGLVSFEDIAVEFTWQEWQDLNEGQRTLYRDVMLENYSNLLFLGHCKTKPELIFNLEQRLGSWIVGEASLQSIPDFQKMITLNKVNPETKATHVWQVALDSDSSEELAGLGKTFSVSANQVSNWNIKNENSLGMSPRKLILWKDVYLWSDSDEVEELDDLNGTVKSIKHPEHVSLFKSHNSQSYFQSLIPGKSFNTKAVLLTHKFSEYAKSLCDTAFIGKEMAQIREKSFGCNVSEIKCNKSDIDEKERIHLGEKHYKCSDFENPFITEPYLPKHMGEKLFVQKVYEFSQQSEVSLHQKIHRGKKSYECKICGKCFYWKTSFNRHQSTHTGEKPYECTECSKAFCQKSHLTQHQRVHTGERPYICFECRKAFYRKSELTDHQRIHTGEKPYECKECGKAFCQKPQLTLHQRIHTGEKPYECTECGKAFSTKSYLTVHQRTHTGEKPYECTVCRKSFICKSSFSHHWRTHTGEKPYECKQCMKTFYRKSGLTRHQRTHTGDKPYECQVCEKAFYCTSHLTVHQRTHTGEKPYECKECRKAFYDKSNLRRHQKIHTMERACECKQCNKSLLGNASQHEALYHDYKECKETSHHKTHFT; encoded by the exons ATGTCCTGGAAGCCAGAAATG GGATTGGTGTCGTTTGAGGACATAGCTGTGGAATTCACCTGGCAGGAGTGGCAGGACCTGAATGAAGGTCAGAGGACCCTCTACAgggatgtgatgctggagaactACAGCAACTTGCTGTTCTTGG GGCACTGCAAGACCAAACCTGAGTTGATCTTCAATTTGGAGCAAAGACTTGGGTCATGGATTGTAGGAGAAGCCTCACTTCAGAGCATCCCAG ATTTCCAGAAAATGATTACTCTGAACAAGGTCAATCCAGAAACCAAAGCAACACATGTGTGGCAAGTTGCACTCGACAGTGATTCATCAGAGGAATTGGCTGGACTAGGGAAGACGTTCAGTGTGAGTGCAAACCAGGTTTCAAATTGGAATATAAAGAATGAGAACTCATTAGGAATGAGTCCTAGAAAGCTTATTCTGTGGAAGGATGTGTATCTTTGGAGTGATTCTGATGAGGTGGAAGAACTTGATGATCTTAATGGAACTGTAAAATCCATCAAACATCCAGAGCATGTTAGTCTGTTCAAATCTCACAATTCACAAAGTTACTTTCAAAGTCTTATACCAGGGAAATCCTTCAATACAAAAGCAGTATTACTTACTCATAAGTTCAGTGAATATGCAAAATCCTTATGTGATACAGCATTTATTggcaaagagatggctcagataagAGAGAAGTCTTTTGGATGTAATGTATCAGAGATAAAGTGTAACAAGTCTGACATTGATGAAAAGGAGCGAATACACCTGGGAGAGAAACATTACAAATGTAGTGACTTTGAGAACCCTTTCATTACTGAACCATACCTTCCAAAACATATGGGAGAAAAGCTCTTTGTCCAGAAGGTATATGAATTTTCTCAGCAGTCAGAAGTGAGTCTGCATCAGAAAATCCACAGAGGGAAAAAGTCCTATGAGTGTAAAATATGTGGAAAGTGCTTTTATTGGAAAACAAGCTTCAACAGACATCAGAGTACTCACACTGGTgagaagccctatgaatgtaCGGAATGTAGTAAAGCTTTCTGCCAGAAGTCACACCTCACTCAGCATCAGAGAGTTCATACAGGTGAGAGACCATATATATGTTTCGAATGCAGGAAAGCTTTCTATCGTAAGTCAGAGCTTACCGACCATCAGAGAATTCATACAGGCGAGAAACCATATGAATGTAAGGAATGTGGGAAAGCTTTTTGCCAAAAGCCTCAACTTACTCTACATCAGAGAATTCATACAGGTGAGAAGCCCTATGAGTGTACagaatgtggaaaagccttctCCACTAAGTCTTATTTAACTGTACATCAGAGAACTCACACAGGTGAGAAACCTTACGAATGTACAGTATGTAGGAAATCATTTATTTGTAAGTCGAGTTTTAGCCATCATTGGAGAACTCATACTGGTGAAAAGCCCTATGAATGCAAGCAGTGTATGAAGACATTCTACCGTAAGTCAGGTCTGACTCGACACCAGAGAACTCACACGGGCGACAAACCCTATGAATGTCAAGTATGTGAGAAAGCTTTTTACTGCACTTCACACCTTACAGTACACCAGAGAACTCACACAGGTGAGAAACCTTATGAGTGTAAGGAATGTAGGAAAGCTTTCTATGACAAGTCAAACCTTAGACGCCATCAGAAGATTCATACTATGGAGAGAGCCTGTGAGTGCAAACAATGCAATAAATCTCTTCTGGGCAACGCTTCTCAACACGAGGCACTGTACCATGACTATAAAGAATGCAAGGAAACTTCCCAccataaaacacattttacttaA